From one Parabacteroides sp. FAFU027 genomic stretch:
- a CDS encoding DUF4372 domain-containing protein: MYQDKYVFAQLVSFLNRSKFNRIVTKFDGDK; encoded by the coding sequence ATGTATCAAGACAAATACGTTTTTGCTCAACTGGTTTCGTTTCTGAATCGAAGTAAATTCAATCGCATTGTCACCAAATTTGATGGAGACAAAT